One window of Papaver somniferum cultivar HN1 chromosome 9, ASM357369v1, whole genome shotgun sequence genomic DNA carries:
- the LOC113308885 gene encoding major latex protein 15-like has protein sequence MAHHGVSGLVGKLVTQLEVNCDADIFYKIVKHHEEVPNVIPHFFTGVQVTKGDGLVSGCIKEWNYILEGKAMTAVEETTHADETRTLTHHITEGDAMKDYKKFDVIVETNPKPNGHGSVVTYSIVYEKINEDSPAPFDYLKFFHQNIVDMSAHICASA, from the exons ATGGCTCATCATGGTGTTTCAGGTCTAGTTGGGAAACTTGTTACTCAGCTGGAGGTCAATTGCGATGCAGACATATTTTATAAAATCGTTAAGCACCATGAAGAAGTTCCAAACGTAATTCCTCATTTTTTCACCGGCGTTCAAGTGACCAAAGGAGATGGACTTGTTTCTGGTTGTATCAAGGAATGGAACTATATTCTTG AGGGTAAGGCGATGACCGCTGTGGAGGAAACAACCCACGCCGATGAAACAAGGACCCTAACACACCACATAACTGAAGGAGACGCGATGAAAGATTACAAGAAGTTTGATGTGATCGTTGAAACTAATCCAAAGCCTAATGGACATGGAAGCGTTGTGACATATTCTATTGTgtatgagaaaatcaatgaggATTCTCCAGCTCCCTTTGATTATCTAAAATTCTTCCATCAGAACATAGTAGACATGAGTGCTCACATCTGCGCTTCTGCATAA